GAGCACCCCATCCTTCTTGCGATCGGCGGAAAATCAGGTACTGGCAAAAGTGTGCTGGCCCGTGACATCGCTCCCTTGATCGGACCGCCACCCGGCGCGCTGATCCTGCGATCAGACGTCATTCGCAAGCGACTTCATAACATGAGCGAGCACACGGCCCTGCCCGCAGCGGCGTATACCCTGAAGGCTTCCGATCGCGTCTATCAGGCAATGCTGGAGCAAGCCGCGCGAACCCTGGCCCAGGGGGTCTCGGTGACACTCGATGCGGCATTCCTGAGATTGACCGAGCGCGATGCCGCAGAGGTCATCGCCCGGAGCGCCCGAGTTGAATTTCGCGGCATCTTCCTGACCGCAGATCGCGCAATGCGGCTGCATCGCGTGGCATCGCGGCGACACGACGCGTCGGATGCGACCGCCGACGTGGTCCGGCTTCAGGAGAACATCGAGACCGGAACGATTGGTTGGAGCGTCGTAGACGCGTCCGGCACACCGGCGATCACGCTTGAACGCAGCACATCTTGTCTGCGAACGGCTTCGCAGGCGGTAGATCACCTTAAGGGAAACTCCTGAATTGGTTGATGCTGTCGGGTCTGGCACCATCCCTCCGCCAACAGGAGGACCTCCATGAAACGCCGATTGAGCTTTATCTTCGTCGGTAGCGCGATCCTCGCGGTCGCACTCGCTTTGTTCTGCAACTGGTACTTCCCGGACGTGGTGCCGCTTGCCACGACCGAGCCGGCGCCCCATGGCTGGCGGCTTGACGCGGCTTTTGCCGTATCCACGGTCAGGTGGACCGCGGCATTTGTCGCTGCGTCATGTGCAGTAGCACTGATGTTAATGAACGTCACCAAGCGCCCAAACAAGCTCGAGGGACGCTAGACGATTCCTTTCGAAGCGTTCTCGGCATTCGCAATCGACTCTCCGAAGGCCGGCTTAGAGCCGGCCTTCGGCCGTTGGATCGTCGCGAAAGCTACTCGTGCAATGCGAGGCCTCCATCCGCCGTCCGCCATGGTGAACGGCGCATCAGCCAGGCCTCCCGAAGCCGTGGGTTGTCAGGCTTGTCGCCGCCACAGGCTCCAGAGACTGCCGACGAGCAAGACCCCGGTCACGAGCAAGATAACCACGAACATTTGCATGATGTCGAACTTCAGGGAGTCACGAGCGACAAACAACGCGGTGATGAATCCCGCTATGGCAAGGAAGATACGAAGGATCAGGCTCATGACTTCCTCCTGGAGCCGCAAGGGCCTGGCGCCGACAACCATGACGCTGCAAGCCCATCTCGTAATACCGTAGTGGTTCTCGCCAGCGAGCAATTGCGACGGATCAACTCCGCCCGCGGCGCACCTTGCCGGATCAATGCTCCAGAACATACTGCCCAGGTGCATCCTCGAGCGGCGGTCCACCCTCGGGCGTATGAAGCGACGGCTGCGCCGCTACCCAGGCATCTGAATGCGCCGTGAGGAAGCGAACCCACTCCAGCCACCAGGATCCCTCGCGATGCGGCGCCTTCTGCAGCCACTCGTCGGGTCCGACATAGGGTTGATCCTTCTTCTTCTCCAGCACCTGATAGGTGTGACCGTCCTCCGAAGGCGGGGCCACTATGCCGGCATTGTGACCGCCGCTCGCCAGCGCGAACGTAATATCGGCCTCAGCGAGCAGATGGATCTTGTGTACCGACCGCCACGGCGCCACATGGTCACGCATTGTGCCGACGACGAACATCGGAACACGGAGGTCGGACAGCGCGACCGGCTGCCCGTCCACCACGTACCGGCCCTCGGCGAGGTCATTGTCGAGAAACAGCTTGCGCAGATAATCCGCATGCATCCGGTAAGGCATCCGCGTGGCGTCGGCATTCCACGACATCAGATCGCTTGGAGCGTCCCGTTGGCCGATCAGATAGTCGCGCACCAGACGCGACCAGATCAAGTCGTTCGATCGTAGCAGCTGGAACGCACCGGCCATCTGCGGCGCATCGAGCACGCCGCGCCGCCACATCATATCTTCGAGAAACGCAACCTGGCTCTCGTTGATGAACAGGGTCAGCTCACCCGCCTCGGTGAAATCGACCTGGGCCGCCAGCAGCGTCACCGATCGCAGGCAACCGGGCCGCTCCTTCTGCAGACGGGCCGCGGCGATCGCGAGCAATGTACCGCCGAGGCAGTAGCCCGTGGCGTGGATCGCGCGTCCGGGAGCGATCTGATTGATCGCGTCGATTGCGGCTTCGACCCCGAGCCTGCGATAATGATCGAGGCCAAGATCACGGTCGGCCGGCCCCGGGTTGCGCCATGAGATCGCAAACACAGTGAAGCCGCGTTCAACCAGGAAGCGGATCAGGGAATTCTGCGGGGAGAGATCGAGAATGTAATATTTCATGATCCAGGCCGGTATGATCAGCAACGGCTCCGGGCAGACATCCGCGGTCACGGGCGCGTATTGGATCAGCTCGATCAGCTCGTTGCGGTAGACGACCTTACCCTCGGTCGCCGCAACGTCCTTGCCGACCACGAACCGGGCAGGCTCGGATGACTGGCTTCCGAACCGCTTTCTGCAATCATCCAGCCAATTGTGCCAGCCCGAAACGAAGTTGCCGCCGCCCGAATCCATCATCTGGCGCAGAACTTCGGGGTTGCTGAGCGCGAAGTTGGACGGAGCTGCGGCGTCGAGGCATTGTCGGATCACGAAATCCACGATCGCGGCATTTCCCTTCGAAACGCCATGCAATCCGCTTGCCGCCGAATGCCACCACTGCTCGCCGAGCAGAAACGCCTGGGCCACGATATTGAAGGCCGGCAACGTCCAATCCGCGCCTGAGAATCGGTGGTCGCTAGGTTGCGGCTTGACCATGAACCAGGGCTGCCAGGCAGCATGCGGCGTCAATACCATGCGCGCGAAACGTGAACCGTCGCCCAATGCCTTCAGGGCAAGCTCAAGCCGCTTGCCGGGCGACGCGGCGAGATGCAGCTGCCAATCGGCGAAGGCAAGCGCAAGGCCCGCGGGTGAGAGCCCGCCGGTCCACTGCGCAATCGCCGCGTGGACCAGATGGTCCATCGATTCGGCGCCGCTCAATGCCTCCCGTTCAGACGGCACAGGAGCAGGCGCTCCGGCCGCAACCGAATCGTCATTGGCAGGGGACGCTGCTTGGTCGAGAATTGCATTGACTGTCACCGCTCGCCTCCTTGCCCGCGCCCGACGAGCACGAGCCTCATGCTGCTCGGCACCAAATGCCGCCCGCTCAGTCGAGCTGGAACCGCTGCCGACCCAAGGCCACGATCTCACGATCGGTCGGATGATCGCTCGCCTCGACATGCAGATTGAGATCGGGCCGTTCCGCTTTCAGATAGTGCACCAACTCCGTCTTCTCGATGCCCGGGCCGATGACCAGCAGATCGGTGCAACTGCTTAAGGCTTCTCCGACCCTGGCGAGAAAGGTCGGGTCGCCCTGGACGCGACCGTCGCCGATCGTATTCGCCTTGTGGTGAAGATGCTGGGACGGCAAGTGAGCATGGACGGCGGCCGCGCTGACACCCGTCAGCCCAACACCGAATATCTTCGCCACGAAATGATCGATCCAGACGACCGCGCGTGCATGCGGTTGAACCGTGATCTCGCTCATGAATGATCTCCAGTGCCTGCTTTTTCTGCATTCTCTCTCAATCGCAATGCCAGAGCCGCAAGCAGCTCCCTGCGGCTGACGATACCGACGACAGCTCCGGCGCAGATCACCGGAACCTGTGACACGTCGTAAACATCCATCTGCGCGACAACGTCACCGATCGAGGCCTCTACATCGACGGTGATCGGTGCAGAACTCATGAGCGTCGCGACACGCAACGAGCGCATACGTTCGCGTTCCGGCGTGTTCTCCGCGATTCCCAGCAGCGATTCCAACCAGTTTCCGAACGGTGGGTTGACGCCGAGCTCGTCGCGGTGAAGGAAATCGCCCTCCGAAATCATGCCGACGAGATCGCCGTCATCGTTGATGACCGGCAGCCCGCGCTGATCGGTTTCGAGCAACAGCTGGACGGCATCGAGCACGTTGGCAGTCGGCTTGATCGTCGCGAACGAACTGCGCATCACATCGGTTGCAAGCATTGTCGCTCCTCCCATTCAGCTCATATGCTGGCCGCCATTGATCGACAGCGTCGATCCGGTGATGAAACCCGCCTCATCTGCGGCAAGAAAGATCACGGCTCGGGCGATCTCCTCCGGCTCGCCCAGCCGCCCGACCGGGATCTGCGGAAGGATCGCGCTCTGCATGACGTCCGTCGGCACGGCAGCCAGCATCTCGGTGTTGATGTAGCCCGGGCAGATCGCGTTGACGGTAATCCCCGACCGCGCACTTTCGAGGGCGAGAGCACGGGTGAAGCCGAGCTCGGCGGCTTTCGCCGCGGCATAATTCGTCTGCCCGATCTGGCCCTTCTGTCCGTTGATGGACGAAATGTTGATGATCCGCCCGAACTTGCGAGCCCGCATGCCCTCGATGAGCGGCCTGCACATATTGAACAACGAATCGAGATCGGTGCGGATCACCGCGTCCCATTGCGGCTTGGTCATTCGATGCAGCGTGGCGTCGCGCACGATACCGGCGTTGTTGACCAGGATGTCGATCGGCCCAACCGCCGCTTCCACCTTGCGGACACCGGCCGCGCAGGCTTCGAAGTTCGCGACATCCCACTGGAAGACGCCGATTCCGGTCTGGTCGTGAAACCGGCGCGCGGCCTCGGTATTCCCTGCATAGCTGGCCGCCACCTGATACCCCGCCCCGGCGAGAGCCCGCGAAATCGCGGCGCCGATTCCCCGACTTCCGCCCGTTACCAATGCGACGCGTGCCATGCCTGCTTCTCCAATCTCTCGGCAGGACAAATGGGCGAAATTCGCATCCCGCGGATTGATCTCGCTCAAACGACGACAACTCGCATGTATGAGGCAGATCAAATTGTGCTACGCGGGCCTGTGCTTTGATGGGTTTGTCTCTTCCACGCTTCAGGAGAACGACCCATGTTCAGGAACATCCTGGTCCACATTCCCACGGAACTGTCGCCGCGTCCCGCGGTCGACGGATCGGTTTCGCTTGCGCTCAGTACGGGCGCGCATCTCGATGCAGTTGCGATCGGATACGAGACCGCCAACGTCCCGTTCGTCATCGAAGGCGGTGTGGCCGTCGCCTCCCTCTTCGAGGTGGAGCATGCCCAGGCGCTCGAACGCGCCGAGGCAGCGCTGCGCGTCTTCGACATAGAGGCCCGGAATGCCGGAATTTCATACACGACACGCGCCGCGGCTGCCGTTCCGATCGATGCTCGCGAGATCGTCTGTGCGAGCGCGCGACTACATGACCTGACTGTGGTAGCCCAGCCGCAGCATCAGCACGACAGCTACGACAACGTCATCCCGCGGGAGCTCCTGTTTGAAGCCGGAGGGCCCGTCCTGTTCATGCCCTACACATTCCACGGCGCATTCTCCGCCAAGCGCATCGGAATCTGCTGGGATGGCAGCCGGCTTGCCGCCCGGGCGTTGCATGACGCGATGCCGCTGCTGCACAAGGCTGACGCCCTCACCATCGTCACCATCGACGGTCCAGACCCGATGCCCGCGGAGAGTTCCACGAACCATCTGGTGCGATACCTCGCCAAGGCAAGTCTCCCGGCCAAGGTCACGTCGCTGCCCGCATCCCGAACCGAAATCCAGTCGGTCCTGCTGTCGATCGCGGCAGATGAGAGCCTCGACCTTCTGGTGATGGGTGGATACGGCCACTCCCGGCTGCAGGAGAGCCTGCTCGGCGGTGTGACGCGCGACATGCTTCGCGCGATGACCATTCCGGTCCTGATGTCCCATTGAACGCGAGTCGGCCCCGTGAGACATCGTGCCAGGACACTGCTCCATTTCGTCGGTAGCGGCGTCGTCGCCATCAGCACGATCTGCGCCCTGCCGGCTCCGGCCGTAGCCGATCAGGCGCAGGGTCGGCGCCTTGCTCAGCTCTACTGCGCCCGGTGCCACGCAATCGACCGGGTCAGCCCAAGCCCGCTGAAGATTGCGCCGCCGTTCCGAACCCTGCACGAGCGATATCCGGTCGAGATGCTGCAGGAAGCGCTGGCGGAGGGAATCGTGACCGGGCATCCGACCATGCCCGAGTTCAGCTTCGAACCGGACCAAGTCAACGACTTCATCCTGTTCCTGAAATCGCTGGAGTCCGGTGCGGCCAACCGTTGAGGCAGGTCAACATGACCTGCGAGCAAAGGTCTTAGAATTCAACTTTCAACCTGGAGGTCCACATGCGCGCGCATCAGGTCATGACCAAGCATATCATCGCGGTCAGCCCGCATACGAAGATCATAGATGCTGCCAACATCATGCTGCGATGCCACCTCAGCGGCCTGCCGGTCATGGACGAAGATGGCACGCTCAAGGGGATGGTGTCGGAGGGAGATTTCCTGCGGCGTGTCGAGATCGGAACAGGTCACAAGCGATCGACCTGGCTGGAACTGTTCACGGGCGTCGGTGGCGCCGCGACCGATTTCGTGCACGAGCGCGGCCGCAAGGTCGAGGACGTCATGACCACGAACCCGATCACCGTCGAAGAGCAGACGCCGCTCGATGAGATCGTCCACCTGATGCACAAGCATGGCGTGAAGCGGGTGCCGGTTGTGAACGGAAAGACCATGGTCGGAATCGTCACCCGGGCAGACATCTTGCAGGCGGTCGCGTCGCTGGCCCGCGAGGTTCCGGACCCAACGGCCGATGATGCTCACATCCGTGAACGGATCCTGCGCGAGATCAACGCGACCGGCTGGCGACCGGCCGGCTTCCAGGTCTGGGTCCGCAACGGCGCCGTACACCTGCATGGCCTGATCTTCGACGAGCGTGCCCGCCAGGCCGCGATCGTGCTCGCGGAAAACACCTCGGGCGTCAAGGAAGTTCACGATCATCTCTGCTTCGTCGACGGCTACTCCGGCTACTACGTCGAATCGCCGGAGGACATCAAGGCGGCCAGCTGATCGGATCTGAGGAGACTAACATGGCCATGGATACGCTGTTGGTCGTCTCGGTCGTCGGCCTCGTCTTCTCGTCTTTTGCGCTAGTGCTCGCCTTGGCCGATCACAGCACGACGCGCTGGCAGCGTCTGGAGAAGGACGAGGATCGATCCAGCATACGCGCCTCTTTTCCTGGCAAGCACATCGCCTGATCCGTCCCAACAAGCGCGCCGCAGGACTGACGTCGAGCGGCGCGCGGGATCTTGCTTGCTTCCAATGGTCAGGCCCTACGTACAAATACGTAAGTGGTTTCTACTTAGGTGAAACATCCAAATTTCCCCGCCTGTTGGATGCGGTCAATGTGGCTCCATCGATCTTCCCAATGGAGCGTCGCCGTGCAGACCCAGACCGCCGTTTCTTCCGATATCAGCCGCCACCCGAGCAACATCCTTGACCGGCGGTCACGTGCCGAAGGGCCGTTCGGGATGATCGGGACACCGATGCGGTTTACCCGCAATAGCGAGATCTACGGCGAGGACGAGGCCGCGGAATATCTTTATCAGGTCGTTTCCGGCGCCGTCCGGACCTACAAGATTCTTGACGACGGACGTCGCCAGATCGGCGCGTTCTATCTGCCCGGTGATATCTTCGGCTTCGAGGCCGGCGAAACCCATATCTCCTCGGCCGAGGCGATCTGCGAGACGCGGGTCATCGTGGTCAAGCGCTCCGCGCTCATGGTCCGTGCCGACCACGAAAAGGATCTGGCACGCCAGCTTTGGGACGCGACGGCCCAGGAATTGCGCCGGTTTCAGGAGCACCTGATGCTCCTGATCTGCAGTGCCGAGGAGCGGGTCGTGGGGTTCCTGCACGAGATGGCGCGCCGCACTGTCAAGAATGCCGCCATCGAGCTTCCGATGTCGCGGCAGGACATTGCCGACTATCTAGGTCTGACGATCGAAACGGTATCGCGCACCTTTACGCAACTCGAGCAGAACGGCGCAATTTCCCTTCCGACCTCGCGCCGGGTCGAACTGCGCAGGCGCGCGACCTGCAATCGGATATTGGTGGGCTAAGGGTGTCGCAGGCCGTCCCGGCGGGACTCGGAGCGACACGCCCGGCTCAAGCGCTGACGCCTCGTGGCTTGGAACGCCGCGCGGCGGTTCAGATTTGATCTCGCGCAAGCAGCAAGACGGCCTTCGGCTCTATCCTGGATACTTCCTCCGAGGAGAGGCGCCGCCGTGATCATCGATCTTCTGCGCCGTGAACACCGCAACATTGATCTGCTCCTCACCGTCCTCGAGCGTGAACTGGCGCTTTTTGAGCGCGGGCATCGCCCCAATTATGAGGTTATTCGGGCGATCATCAGCTATTTCGAAGTCTACCCCGAGGTATACCATCATCCCCAGGAAGACCTGATCTTCTCCAAGCTAAGGCTTCGCGATCCGGATGCGGCCGCAAAGGTCGGTGATCTCGCACGTGAGCACACGGATGGGGCCGACCGCTTGCATCGCTTCGCCCGGGCAATCGACAGCGTGCTTGCAGGTCGTGAGATTCCTCGACAGGAGGTCGGCAACATCGTGCGAGATTTTATCGTGCGCGAGCGGCAGCACATGATGATGGAGGAGCGCGATTTCTTCCCCGCAGCCGTAAAGGCTCTATTGCCGCAGGATTGGGAGGAGGTTAGCTCGGCCCTGACCGATCATAGCGATCCGCTCTTCAGTGACGCCGCCGAAGAGACCTTCGCTACCTTGCGGGCGCATATTCTGCGATTGGAGCTGGAAGCAGAAGCTGAACGAGACCGAGTTAAGGGATAATCCGCGATAGCGGCGGGCGGTAAGGTGGACTACGCGCGGCGCCCCGATCGCGGGTTGATCCGAATCAAGCTCGACCATCCACCCGAATGCGATCCTAGCGTGGCTTGGTGCATGGTGACGACAGATGGACCGATCGCGGCAACGAAACGGACCGACGTTCGACAAGATGGGCGGCACCGGTGCTCCCGCCATGACGATCGCATCATCGATGCAGACCCTCGAACATCCCGCGCCGCGCCCACGCCACCGAGACGGCCCAACCGTCTCCTGGTACGGCCGCCTGCTGATTGTCAGCACGTTGCTGCTGGCAGCCGGCTGGGAGATACTCCGACTGCTTCTGACCATCGTCACGCTGGACTGAAGTCCGTCGATCGGATTTTGCCTCAGCAGGACATTGTGCTGTCGTCTTGAGACAGCTCTGTCGAATGGTGCCTGTTCGCGTCCCATTTCCGGAAATACAGCGCGTCCGCTCCTGGGATGCTCACGCAATGATATCTCTTTGCAAACTCCGCGACGGCGGCAGCAGCCACCTCGTTGATTCCAAACAACCGTTCATAATCGGACTCGGAGATCCTCAGAATGGCGCCCGCGCCGAGGCGGTTGAGCCGTGATCGCAACTCGGCAAGAGTAAGGTCTACGCCCATCAGCGCCGCCGCATCTTCAGACTGCGCTGGACTTCTGAAGGGTGCCTATGCCCAACAATGTATAGAGCGGGCGGTACGAGAAGAATGACGTAGCAGTCAGGACGAGCGCGAGGGACCCGGCGACCAGCCAACCTGCCCCAAGCGCGCCGTCCTTCACGATATAGGCGATCAAAGCCAAACCGATGATGATCCGGAAATACTGATCAATGCGTCCGACATTAGGTGTCATGGCAATGTGCCTCCTCGTTCCGGCCGCATACTGAACACGCTCCAACGCGCTGCCTTGATCATGGTCAATTGCACAGTGCGGCCGTCACAACCATCGAGATCGATCTGGCGTCGTCGATGTGTCGGCACCTGCGTGGACCGCACCGTTCATATGACGATCTCATGAATGATCTAGCGCAAGGATATCCGGCTCGTGCCTGCCTAGAATGCGCCACCATGAAAGCAACAATCGTCAGAGAACTCGGACAGCCCGACATTCTGTTGCCGTCGCTGGTTGCGGAAGGGCTGGCCGCGAACGATCGCATCAAGCTCCGCTTGAGTGCCCTTCAGGCTGCCGTTCAGCATGCCAGGGCTCCACATCGCGCCGTCGCCGATCTCACGATCGAAAGCCGGGCAGCGGGACTTGCGCCAGCCATGCTGGCAACGCTGATCGGCGGCGCTCATCTGGCAGGGGGCAGCAAGATTGTCGCTCCCGGCCTCGCGCCGTTGCTCAAGAGCATCGAAGGCGACGCAGAAACCATGATCCGCGCGGTCACCGCCGGTGATCCGACCGAGGGCGAGAAGTTCAGGATACGGCTCGGCACCATTCGAGCGGCCGGTCATCTCGAAGCGTCGACCGAAATCGAAATTGCCCGCATCGGGCGCCTTACCGGCGTCACGCAGGACGACGCGGACGGCCTTCATCGGCTCGTCATGGACCTGCATAAGGCCCTGAACCAGCTCGCCGCAAGTCGCTCCGAGGAGATCGTAGCGGGCGCCCGTGTCTTCGGGCTCCAGAAGGAGGATCGTGCACCGGTCGAAAGCTTCATGCGCGGCGTCAATGAGACCCGTGCCCTGAAGTTCAACCACCCCGGCCTCGAGGCCACAGCGGTCCGCTCGGGCGATCGCCTTGTGATCCAGAATGACATCGGCACCACTGACGCACATGTTGTCGTCATCGCGATCAGGGGCAATGCGGTGACGGTCACCTACACCGACGTGCACCGGTCGCGCGCCAAGTTCTTCGTGTCGCTGTTCGACGGGTTTTCGCTCAAATGGAGCGGTCTGGACCGGCACTCCGCCGCAGGTCTGGAGGAGGAGAGCGCGTTCTTCCTGGTCACCGGGCTGCTTGAAGCACCCTCTGCAGCGGATCGCGACGCCTTCCTGACAGCGATTGGCGGGTCGCTGGTCTTCTTGATCGACTGGAACAAGGCGCGAAAGCTGCTGCGCAACTGGGTCTCGAGGGATGATGCTGCCCGCATACTCGAATGGGCCGCCCGGCACAGGATCGGCCACCGCGCGTTCCTGGAGCTCGGCGGCGGTGAGCTGCTCGGCGCCGCCGTACGCAACGCGGCCCCAGCCCGGATAGGCTTCGGCGAGCGACTGGACCAGGTGCTCGGTCGAGATGCGGCGATCGACCTGCTGAAGGCGACGTTGCGGGTTTCGGCCGACGTGCTGCTCGCCGGGCAATCCTTCAGACTGGCGCGCGACCGTGTCGGCGCGGAAGTCGTCCAGCATCTCGAGCGTGTCGACCGCACGCTGCTCGCGGTGGTGCTGCGCCAGATCGGATTGGCCCAGGACCTTGCCGTCGCCGTGTCGCGCCACATCGGCGATACGAAGGCCGATACGCACGCCGGAAAGCAGCTTGCTCTCCGGGCCGGTCGAATTGAACAGAAGGCCGACCGGATTGCGATTGAGGCGCGCGGAGAGATCGCGCGCCTCAATGCCCGGCCACTCATTGGCGAGCTGGTCGATTGCGTCGAGCAAGCCATCGACGAGCTCGAGCAGGCTGCCTTTCATCGCCTCGCTGACACGGGAAGCCGCCGACACCGCGCTGCAATCGGCGCTGGTCGCGCTGTCGTCGATCTCGGTGACTGCGACCGAGGTGGCGGCGTCCGGACTTGCCGCAGCAGCGGAGGTGCAGGAAGGCCGGCGCGCCGATTCCGATGATGCGCTTGCTGCAGTGGCCCGCCTGATCGACGCCGAGCATGCGGCCGATGCCCAGGAGCGTGACATTACCGCGCGCGTCCTTGCCGGCGGTCTCGACGTGGCCGCGTCGCTTGCCGCACTGGAGTTGGCCCGCGCCATCGAACGATCCACCGATCGGCTCGCGAGCTTCGCACACATCCTGCGGCGCTACACGATGAATGATCTCTCGATCTGAGGACGAACTGCCATGAAGATCGTAAGAATTGGCGGTCAATCGCGTGAGCTGCCGTCTGCGGAAGAAGTCGGCGCGAAGGCGACAAACCTCGCACGTATGGCGGCGCTCGGCCTGCCGGTCCCACCCGCCTTCGTGCTACCCGTCAGGCTTTGCGCGGACGTCGTTGCCGGCAAGGCCCATGCGACCCGCAATCTGCGCGACGGATTGGCGGAAGGCATCGCTTTCCTCGAGCAGGCGACCGGAAAGTCGTTCGGAGATTCCCGCAAGCCATTGCTGGTCTCGGTGCGATCCGGGGCCGCACGGTCGATGCCGGGCATGCTGGACACCGTGCTGAACGTCGGCTGCACATCGACAGCCGTGCGCGGCTTGATCCGTGGGACCGGTCGGCCTCACCTTGCGTGGGATTGCCGCCGACGCTTCTTGGAGTGCTATGCCGAAACGGTGGCAGGGCTCGACCCTGCTCCGTTCGAGGCCCGGCTGAACGAATTGATCGCCGCGGAGGGCGTCGAGAGCGACCGCGATCTCGACAGCGAAGCGCTGGAGCGACTGGCGTCTGATGAACGAAAGGTGCTGGAAGACGACGATGATGGCTGGCTCGAGGATGCCGGCACTCAGCTCGAGCGTTCGGCCCGCGCCGTCTATCGCTCATGGATGAGCGAGCGGGCGCAGACCTACCGCCAGCTCGAACGACTGGGGCACCTCCATGGAACCGCCGTTACCGTGCAGGCGATGGTATTCGGCAATGGCAGTCCGTCGTCGGGTGCCGGCGTGGCATTCTCGCGCGATCCTTCGACCGGCGCGCCAGCAGCCGTGATCGATGTGCTGTTTGACGCCCAGGGCGAGGACGTCGTGTCGGGCCGTCGTACCCCCGATACGGAGGCTGCACTGGCTCGCGTGCTTCCCGCCATCGCGGACGAACTTCGTTCCATCCTGAAACGGCTGGAACAGGAGTTCCGTGAGGTGCAGGACGTCGAATTCACCATCGAGAACGGTAAACTGTGGATCCTTCAGACCCGCTCGGCCAAGCGGACGCCCCGCGCGGCGTTGCGAATCGCGATTGATCTCGTGCACGAGGGACTGATCACCCGCGAACAGGCGCGGGAGACGATCGCAGGCATCGATCTCGCTACGCTCGTCGAAACATCGCTGCTTCCAGCACAACCCGCCATCACGGCGGGGATCGGTGCTTCCGGCGGAATTGCCGTTGGACGAGCGACCTTCGACTCCGGTACGGCACAACGCCTCGCTGCCACCGGCGATCCCGTCATCTTGATGCGGCCCGACACCAGCACCGCCGATATTGCCGGCTTCGCTGCCGCGGCCGGCATCGTGACGGCGGCTGGCGGCCGCACCGCGCATGCCTCGCTGGTTGCACGCCAGATGGGCAAGCCGTGCCTGGTCGGGTGCCGTGAGCTTCGCATCGAC
The window above is part of the Bradyrhizobium sp. PSBB068 genome. Proteins encoded here:
- a CDS encoding cytochrome c, encoding MLHFVGSGVVAISTICALPAPAVADQAQGRRLAQLYCARCHAIDRVSPSPLKIAPPFRTLHERYPVEMLQEALAEGIVTGHPTMPEFSFEPDQVNDFILFLKSLESGAANR
- a CDS encoding polyhydroxyalkanoic acid synthase — translated: MDHLVHAAIAQWTGGLSPAGLALAFADWQLHLAASPGKRLELALKALGDGSRFARMVLTPHAAWQPWFMVKPQPSDHRFSGADWTLPAFNIVAQAFLLGEQWWHSAASGLHGVSKGNAAIVDFVIRQCLDAAAPSNFALSNPEVLRQMMDSGGGNFVSGWHNWLDDCRKRFGSQSSEPARFVVGKDVAATEGKVVYRNELIELIQYAPVTADVCPEPLLIIPAWIMKYYILDLSPQNSLIRFLVERGFTVFAISWRNPGPADRDLGLDHYRRLGVEAAIDAINQIAPGRAIHATGYCLGGTLLAIAAARLQKERPGCLRSVTLLAAQVDFTEAGELTLFINESQVAFLEDMMWRRGVLDAPQMAGAFQLLRSNDLIWSRLVRDYLIGQRDAPSDLMSWNADATRMPYRMHADYLRKLFLDNDLAEGRYVVDGQPVALSDLRVPMFVVGTMRDHVAPWRSVHKIHLLAEADITFALASGGHNAGIVAPPSEDGHTYQVLEKKKDQPYVGPDEWLQKAPHREGSWWLEWVRFLTAHSDAWVAAQPSLHTPEGGPPLEDAPGQYVLEH
- a CDS encoding hemerythrin domain-containing protein, with amino-acid sequence MIIDLLRREHRNIDLLLTVLERELALFERGHRPNYEVIRAIISYFEVYPEVYHHPQEDLIFSKLRLRDPDAAAKVGDLAREHTDGADRLHRFARAIDSVLAGREIPRQEVGNIVRDFIVRERQHMMMEERDFFPAAVKALLPQDWEEVSSALTDHSDPLFSDAAEETFATLRAHILRLELEAEAERDRVKG
- the phbB gene encoding acetoacetyl-CoA reductase, which translates into the protein MARVALVTGGSRGIGAAISRALAGAGYQVAASYAGNTEAARRFHDQTGIGVFQWDVANFEACAAGVRKVEAAVGPIDILVNNAGIVRDATLHRMTKPQWDAVIRTDLDSLFNMCRPLIEGMRARKFGRIINISSINGQKGQIGQTNYAAAKAAELGFTRALALESARSGITVNAICPGYINTEMLAAVPTDVMQSAILPQIPVGRLGEPEEIARAVIFLAADEAGFITGSTLSINGGQHMS
- a CDS encoding CBS domain-containing protein, which encodes MRAHQVMTKHIIAVSPHTKIIDAANIMLRCHLSGLPVMDEDGTLKGMVSEGDFLRRVEIGTGHKRSTWLELFTGVGGAATDFVHERGRKVEDVMTTNPITVEEQTPLDEIVHLMHKHGVKRVPVVNGKTMVGIVTRADILQAVASLAREVPDPTADDAHIRERILREINATGWRPAGFQVWVRNGAVHLHGLIFDERARQAAIVLAENTSGVKEVHDHLCFVDGYSGYYVESPEDIKAAS
- a CDS encoding universal stress protein, whose translation is MFRNILVHIPTELSPRPAVDGSVSLALSTGAHLDAVAIGYETANVPFVIEGGVAVASLFEVEHAQALERAEAALRVFDIEARNAGISYTTRAAAAVPIDAREIVCASARLHDLTVVAQPQHQHDSYDNVIPRELLFEAGGPVLFMPYTFHGAFSAKRIGICWDGSRLAARALHDAMPLLHKADALTIVTIDGPDPMPAESSTNHLVRYLAKASLPAKVTSLPASRTEIQSVLLSIAADESLDLLVMGGYGHSRLQESLLGGVTRDMLRAMTIPVLMSH
- a CDS encoding DUF2892 domain-containing protein, which gives rise to MTPNVGRIDQYFRIIIGLALIAYIVKDGALGAGWLVAGSLALVLTATSFFSYRPLYTLLGIGTLQKSSAV
- a CDS encoding helix-turn-helix domain-containing protein; translated protein: MWLHRSSQWSVAVQTQTAVSSDISRHPSNILDRRSRAEGPFGMIGTPMRFTRNSEIYGEDEAAEYLYQVVSGAVRTYKILDDGRRQIGAFYLPGDIFGFEAGETHISSAEAICETRVIVVKRSALMVRADHEKDLARQLWDATAQELRRFQEHLMLLICSAEERVVGFLHEMARRTVKNAAIELPMSRQDIADYLGLTIETVSRTFTQLEQNGAISLPTSRRVELRRRATCNRILVG
- a CDS encoding CBS domain-containing protein; this translates as MLATDVMRSSFATIKPTANVLDAVQLLLETDQRGLPVINDDGDLVGMISEGDFLHRDELGVNPPFGNWLESLLGIAENTPERERMRSLRVATLMSSAPITVDVEASIGDVVAQMDVYDVSQVPVICAGAVVGIVSRRELLAALALRLRENAEKAGTGDHS